Proteins co-encoded in one Erwinia sp. genomic window:
- a CDS encoding hypothetical protein (ID:JIFNMEKO_03130;~source:Prodigal:2.6): MRAIAARSGHLLVGWGSVGVIYTLCDHLQGPGYQLPPLWIDTLIPYSPSAIWLYLSFFLIVPLGYFLVPMVRIRWLTMAIQLSALVAGAVYLLWPTTMHYPPLEGEGHAVKVAGWLIAIDSSQNCFPSLHAALTMLAVWAIALCRCGWLTLVSVAWALAIGFSILQLCRHLFIDLAGGMLVAWSCGWLVMRWLIPPAIPGRPDE, encoded by the coding sequence ATGCGCGCAATAGCCGCACGTAGCGGACATCTGCTGGTTGGCTGGGGCTCGGTAGGGGTGATTTATACCTTGTGTGACCATTTGCAGGGGCCGGGCTATCAGTTACCACCACTGTGGATTGATACCCTGATCCCTTATTCACCCTCAGCAATCTGGCTCTACCTCTCCTTCTTCTTGATCGTACCGTTAGGGTACTTTCTGGTGCCGATGGTGCGAATACGCTGGCTGACAATGGCGATTCAGCTGTCTGCACTGGTGGCGGGCGCAGTGTATCTGTTGTGGCCAACCACGATGCATTACCCCCCACTGGAAGGGGAAGGGCATGCAGTGAAGGTGGCTGGCTGGTTGATTGCGATTGACTCCAGCCAAAACTGTTTTCCTTCGCTGCATGCGGCTCTCACTATGCTCGCGGTATGGGCGATAGCGCTGTGTCGCTGCGGGTGGCTGACACTGGTGAGTGTGGCATGGGCGCTGGCAATCGGGTTTTCCATTCTGCAACTCTGCAGACACCTGTTTATTGATCTTGCTGGCGGAATGTTAGTCGCCTGGAGCTGTGGCTGGCTGGTCATGCGCTGGCTAATACCACCGGCTATTCCGGGGAGGCCCGATGAGTGA
- a CDS encoding hypothetical protein (ID:JIFNMEKO_03131;~source:Prodigal:2.6) has protein sequence MNLLILLWHYFRTRRLHFTHREALELWQARRLPVFRDKVLVKSPWFRRYCAVPFEQWPVMDKAVMMANFDQMNTAGLQRERLMACALQSEQSRDFRPEVGGFSVGLSSGTSGQRGLFVVSPREQQIWAAGILAKALPDGLFAKERVALFLRANNNLYQQVNSRWLTLTFYDLLASFPEQIKQLQQDAPTLIVAPAQVLRALALAVLAGKLTLEVKKVISVAEVLDNQDRQLLEQVFGQVGEIYQATEGFLASTCAHGTLHLNEEFIHVEPQWLDEQRFIPLITDFTRSTQPIVRYRLDDILVARSTPCPCGRVTRAIERIEGRHDDTLMLPDENGGMIPVFADACSRVLAMRLPLTADYRLIQPQPDQLSLLADCDADTLLQCQQALSELFTRQGINVAGLHWSLTVTTWEADFYLKRRRIVREWRKTCAQ, from the coding sequence GTGAATTTACTGATACTGCTCTGGCACTATTTTCGCACTCGCCGGCTACATTTTACGCACCGTGAAGCACTTGAACTGTGGCAGGCGCGACGGCTTCCAGTGTTCAGAGATAAGGTCCTGGTGAAAAGCCCGTGGTTTCGCCGTTATTGTGCCGTGCCATTTGAGCAATGGCCAGTGATGGATAAAGCGGTGATGATGGCCAATTTTGATCAAATGAACACAGCAGGCCTGCAACGGGAACGTTTAATGGCATGTGCGTTGCAGAGCGAGCAGAGTCGTGATTTTCGTCCGGAAGTTGGCGGCTTCAGTGTCGGTTTATCCTCTGGCACTTCCGGGCAGCGTGGATTGTTTGTGGTCAGCCCCCGGGAGCAACAAATTTGGGCCGCAGGGATCCTTGCGAAAGCGTTGCCTGACGGTCTATTTGCTAAAGAGCGTGTCGCGCTGTTTTTACGGGCGAATAACAACCTCTATCAGCAAGTCAATAGTCGCTGGCTGACCCTGACCTTCTATGATCTTCTGGCTTCTTTTCCAGAGCAAATCAAACAACTGCAGCAGGATGCGCCAACCCTGATTGTCGCCCCGGCCCAGGTGTTGCGTGCACTGGCGCTGGCGGTGTTGGCAGGTAAGCTGACACTGGAGGTGAAAAAAGTGATCTCCGTTGCGGAAGTTCTGGATAATCAGGACAGACAACTGCTGGAACAGGTCTTTGGTCAGGTTGGTGAAATCTATCAGGCGACAGAGGGTTTTTTAGCCTCGACCTGTGCGCACGGAACGCTGCATCTGAATGAAGAGTTCATTCATGTGGAGCCGCAATGGCTCGACGAGCAGCGTTTTATTCCGCTGATCACGGATTTCACCCGCAGTACTCAGCCGATTGTACGTTATCGTCTCGATGACATTCTGGTTGCCCGTAGTACGCCGTGTCCCTGCGGCAGGGTAACCCGTGCAATCGAACGTATTGAAGGTCGCCATGATGATACGCTGATGTTACCGGATGAGAACGGCGGGATGATACCGGTATTTGCGGACGCATGTAGCCGGGTACTGGCGATGAGATTACCGTTAACCGCTGATTACCGACTGATACAGCCACAGCCGGATCAGCTTTCTCTGCTGGCGGATTGTGATGCTGACACCTTGCTGCAATGTCAGCAGGCGCTCAGTGAGCTGTTTACCCGGCAGGGTATCAATGTTGCCGGTTTACACTGGTCACTTACGGTAACAACATGGGAAGCTGATTTTTATCTCAAAAGACGACGTATTGTCAGGGAATGGAGAAAAACATGCGCGCAATAG